Within the Saccharopolyspora gloriosae genome, the region ACTTCATCAACTACCTGGACCGGGTGAACATCGGATTCGCCGGGCCGAACGGGATGAACGAGGAACTGGGGCTGACCGCGACGGCGTTCGGCTTCGCCTCCGGGATCTTCTTCCTCGGCTACCTGGTGCTGGAGGTGCCGAGCAACCTGGCGCTGCACCGGTTCGGCGCCCGCCGGTGGCTGGCCCGCATCATGATCACCTGGGGCGTGCTGGCGACGGTCCTCGCGTTCGTGCCCAGCGCGACGGCGCTGATCGTGCTCCGGTTCCTGCTGGGCGTCGCCGAGGCCGGGTTCTTCCCCGGCATCATCCTGTACTTGACCTTCTGGTTCCCCGCCGCGCAGCGGGCGAAGGCCGTCGCGCTGTTCATGGCGGCGGTGCCGGTCTCCAGCGCGATCGGCGCGACGGTGTCCAGCGTGCTGATCGACGCCGGGCACGGGGTCTTCGGACTCTCCGGCTGGCGGTTCATGTTCCTGGTCGAAGGCGTGCCCGCGATGCTGCTGGCGGTGGCGACCTGGTTCTACCTCACCGACCGGCCCTCGGAGGCGAAGTGGCTCACCGAGCAGGAACGGGAGTGGCTCACCGGGCAGCTGGCGGCCGAGCAGGCCGAGACGGAGAGCAAGCACCACTGGACGCTGCGCAAAGCGCTCACCCATCCGCGGATTCCGGCGCTGGCGTTCGTGTACTTCGGGATCTCCTACGGGCTCTACGCGCTGGGCTTCTTCCTGCCTACGATCATCGACGGCTTCGAGCAGCAGTACGGCACGAACCTGTCCACCGTGCAGTCCGGCCTGGTCACGGCCGTGCCGTACGTGATCGGGGCGGTGGCGATGGTGCTGTGGGCCTCGCACGGCGACCGCACCGGGGAGCGGGTGTGGCACGTGGCGCTGCCGATGCTGCTCGGCGGCGTGTGCATCCCCGTCGCGCTGTACCTGGGCAATCCGTACCTGGCGATGGCGGCGGTGACGGTGTGCGCCGTCGGCGTGTGCGCCGCGCTGCCCACGTTCTGGGCGTTGCCCAGCACCTTCCTGTCCGGGTCGGCGGCCGCGGGCGGCATCGCGCTGATCAACTCGCTGGGCAACATCAGCGGGTTCGCCGCCCCGTACATCACCGGCGCGCTGCGGGACGTCACCGGCTCGCAGCGGGCCGGGCTGTGGGTGGTGGGCGCGGTCATGGTCGTCGCGGCCGGAGTCGTCGTGTTCCTCCGCGCCGCCCCGTCGACCGGCGACGACAAGGACTGAGAACGCAACGGGGGCCTTCCGTGCTCGGAAGGCCCCCGCGCTTCGCAGCGGCGGTCAGGGACCGCCGACGTCATGTCGTCGTGTCAGCGGCGGCCGATCTCCCCGCCGTCCGCGCGCCACACCGCCGCCACCGACGGACGCGGCTGCGAAGTGCCGCCGTCCGGCCAGTGCGAGGTGGGGTGCTGGGCGTCCTCGGCGTCCTCACCCGGGTGCTGCACGTTGACCGTGATCAGGTCGTCGAACACGACGGGACCGCAGGTCTCGGCGCCCACCGGCACGGTGAGGAACTGCTTCACCTTG harbors:
- a CDS encoding MFS transporter, whose amino-acid sequence is MNSANVAAPETGDRILRKVAVRLMPFLCLLYFINYLDRVNIGFAGPNGMNEELGLTATAFGFASGIFFLGYLVLEVPSNLALHRFGARRWLARIMITWGVLATVLAFVPSATALIVLRFLLGVAEAGFFPGIILYLTFWFPAAQRAKAVALFMAAVPVSSAIGATVSSVLIDAGHGVFGLSGWRFMFLVEGVPAMLLAVATWFYLTDRPSEAKWLTEQEREWLTGQLAAEQAETESKHHWTLRKALTHPRIPALAFVYFGISYGLYALGFFLPTIIDGFEQQYGTNLSTVQSGLVTAVPYVIGAVAMVLWASHGDRTGERVWHVALPMLLGGVCIPVALYLGNPYLAMAAVTVCAVGVCAALPTFWALPSTFLSGSAAAGGIALINSLGNISGFAAPYITGALRDVTGSQRAGLWVVGAVMVVAAGVVVFLRAAPSTGDDKD